A DNA window from Bacteroides cellulosilyticus contains the following coding sequences:
- the susD gene encoding starch-binding outer membrane lipoprotein SusD, translated as MKHIFLKTALAALLMGGVATSCINDLNISSIDPQSSSSYGDMELLAKIYSTLGLTGQKGPAGSGDISSDEGESGFYRTTFNLQELCTDECLWAWQTDADIPQITNIDWTASSVRVQWAFQRLAFDVTLCNFYLTNTEDKAEDPDYKLYRAEVRFLRALHMWYFLDLWGKAPFKTTYDIYELPVEKAGKELYDWIDKELTEIEPDLAEVGAFNNSSNFGRADKGAAYMLHARLALNSAVYTKGAVKDYQKAIDYCDLLDGKYELSKAEKNGYTGYEQVFMADNDQNQQAMKEIILPIRQDGAKTKSYSGANYLVSSTRITGMPYMGTSNGWSCNFSRAALVKKFFPTIEDCPLATEKAPDGATEAEIIALDAAAGTATKDVQEKANDHRALFYSGCGGGLRKLQAEQIAGFNSGLSIVKWSNIRTDGAATSHNEFPDVDIPLIRYAEMYLTRAEAKFRLTGDPQQARADIEVLRSRAGASTPATITEQYIIDEWCREFYMEGRRRSDLIRFGLFTGDKYVWDFKGGVAEGKSVEDFFNVYPIPADDINGNKNLTQNPRY; from the coding sequence ATGAAACATATATTTTTGAAAACAGCCCTTGCAGCCCTTCTTATGGGTGGAGTGGCAACGTCGTGTATCAACGACTTGAATATTTCGTCTATTGATCCGCAGTCCAGTTCATCGTATGGAGATATGGAGCTGCTGGCTAAAATTTACAGTACACTGGGTCTGACTGGACAAAAAGGTCCTGCCGGTAGTGGCGATATTAGTAGTGATGAAGGTGAAAGCGGCTTTTACCGTACTACATTCAATTTGCAAGAACTGTGTACTGATGAATGTCTTTGGGCTTGGCAGACTGACGCTGATATTCCTCAAATTACCAATATTGACTGGACGGCTTCATCTGTCCGCGTGCAATGGGCATTCCAGCGTCTGGCTTTTGATGTGACTCTTTGTAATTTCTATCTTACTAACACAGAGGATAAAGCAGAAGATCCTGATTATAAACTTTATCGTGCCGAGGTACGTTTCCTACGTGCGCTTCATATGTGGTACTTCCTTGATCTTTGGGGAAAGGCACCTTTCAAAACAACTTATGACATTTATGAGTTGCCGGTAGAGAAAGCAGGTAAAGAACTTTATGATTGGATTGACAAAGAATTGACTGAAATAGAGCCGGATCTTGCCGAAGTGGGTGCATTTAATAATTCTTCCAACTTTGGGCGTGCCGACAAAGGTGCTGCTTATATGCTCCATGCCCGTTTAGCTCTGAACTCTGCTGTTTATACCAAAGGTGCTGTAAAGGACTATCAGAAGGCTATTGACTATTGTGACCTGCTTGATGGAAAATACGAGCTTTCCAAGGCTGAAAAGAATGGCTATACAGGTTATGAACAAGTGTTTATGGCCGACAATGACCAAAACCAGCAAGCCATGAAAGAAATTATTCTGCCTATCCGTCAGGATGGAGCTAAAACAAAAAGTTATAGTGGTGCCAACTATTTGGTAAGTTCTACTCGTATCACCGGAATGCCTTATATGGGTACTTCCAATGGTTGGAGTTGTAACTTCTCCCGTGCGGCTTTAGTTAAGAAGTTCTTCCCTACTATTGAAGATTGTCCGCTTGCTACAGAGAAAGCTCCCGATGGTGCAACGGAGGCTGAAATAATAGCACTTGATGCTGCAGCAGGGACTGCTACCAAAGATGTACAGGAAAAGGCTAACGATCATCGTGCACTCTTCTATTCCGGTTGCGGTGGTGGACTTCGTAAGTTACAGGCTGAACAGATTGCAGGCTTTAACTCCGGTCTTTCTATTGTGAAATGGAGTAATATCCGCACGGATGGTGCAGCGACTTCACACAATGAATTCCCCGATGTGGATATTCCTTTGATACGCTATGCCGAAATGTATCTGACTCGTGCAGAAGCTAAGTTCCGTCTGACAGGTGATCCGCAACAAGCACGTGCTGACATTGAAGTTTTGCGTAGCCGTGCAGGTGCTTCTACTCCTGCTACCATTACCGAACAATATATTATTGATGAATGGTGTCGTGAGTTCTATATGGAAGGTCGTCGTCGTAGTGACTTGATTCGTTTCGGGCTTTTCACTGGTGACAAATATGTTTGGGATTTCAAGGGAGGTGTAGCAGAAGGAAAAAGTGTAGAAGATTTCTTCAACGTATATCCGATTCCGGCTGATGACATCAATGGCAATAAGAACTTGACTCAAAATCCGCGTTATTAA
- a CDS encoding DUF5115 domain-containing protein, with the protein MKKNQILAGLFLAGITLGACTDDYTDWANPQSNSPEEAAAKYEISFAAGADAVIDMDKFYSTIEEEAQKTDSVEIAALSSSNSEVASIKVNSININGVTINAAFKTGNIVKVNTLELDSVVRDAFFSRAHVERVLDVNMNLAVKLKNGEAVNISGTSQAKLTPITTPEVCADGYALIGDFVEVGDYWDPEHPVIMKAVEGKEGIYQATIETKVAGSNWFKIYESYDIAGGWDAANAGQIGCRVNGDDKTENFAVWTGDVYNVETPTITGKGHFVITFDAVNYTYSITPATAYLYMAGAANGWKQIDAMASPEYDNVYKGYMYLNQEGFKFCSEENWNGTNYGADFSTAADAANIMMTEEAGFYQVVVDLNEKTYTLTPIAIGIIGPATPSGWDADTDMELAEYTEEGKGTVHYWTITTELKADELKFRANDAWDISWGGTRENLTTNNGANLKIETAGTYTINLYPLCEGKSYCTIEAVN; encoded by the coding sequence ATGAAGAAAAATCAAATACTCGCAGGTCTATTCCTCGCCGGAATAACCTTAGGTGCTTGTACGGACGACTATACGGATTGGGCTAACCCCCAATCCAATTCTCCCGAAGAGGCTGCTGCTAAATATGAAATCAGTTTCGCTGCAGGTGCTGATGCGGTCATAGATATGGATAAGTTTTACAGTACTATTGAAGAGGAAGCACAAAAGACTGATTCTGTGGAAATAGCTGCTCTATCTTCATCGAATTCCGAGGTGGCTTCAATCAAGGTGAACAGTATAAATATCAACGGGGTAACCATCAATGCTGCATTCAAGACAGGGAATATAGTGAAGGTGAATACTCTTGAACTTGATTCTGTGGTTCGCGATGCTTTTTTCAGCCGTGCCCATGTAGAGCGTGTGCTGGATGTGAATATGAATCTTGCCGTTAAATTGAAAAATGGTGAAGCGGTAAACATCTCGGGCACTTCTCAAGCCAAACTTACTCCGATAACTACCCCGGAAGTTTGTGCTGATGGATATGCGTTGATAGGTGATTTTGTTGAAGTGGGCGACTATTGGGATCCTGAACATCCCGTCATTATGAAGGCCGTTGAAGGTAAAGAAGGGATTTATCAAGCTACGATAGAAACTAAGGTTGCAGGTTCTAACTGGTTTAAGATCTATGAATCTTATGATATAGCTGGCGGTTGGGATGCTGCTAATGCCGGGCAGATTGGTTGCCGTGTAAATGGTGACGACAAAACTGAAAACTTTGCTGTTTGGACGGGTGATGTATATAATGTGGAAACTCCTACAATTACAGGAAAAGGGCATTTCGTCATTACATTTGATGCTGTCAACTATACTTATTCGATTACTCCTGCTACTGCTTATCTCTATATGGCCGGTGCTGCAAACGGCTGGAAACAGATTGATGCAATGGCAAGTCCTGAATATGATAATGTCTACAAAGGGTATATGTATCTCAATCAGGAAGGTTTCAAATTCTGTTCAGAGGAAAATTGGAATGGTACTAACTATGGCGCAGACTTCAGCACTGCTGCTGATGCTGCCAATATTATGATGACCGAAGAGGCGGGTTTCTATCAAGTGGTTGTTGATCTGAATGAGAAAACTTATACCCTGACTCCCATTGCGATAGGTATCATTGGTCCTGCTACTCCCAGTGGTTGGGATGCCGATACGGATATGGAATTGGCAGAATACACAGAAGAAGGTAAAGGTACGGTACATTATTGGACTATCACTACTGAATTGAAAGCGGATGAATTAAAATTTCGTGCCAATGATGCTTGGGACATTAGTTGGGGAGGTACTCGCGAAAATCTAACTACCAATAACGGTGCTAATTTGAAGATTGAAACGGCTGGTACGTATACCATCAACCTTTATCCTCTTTGTGAAGGTAAATCTTATTGTACAATTGAAGCTGTTAACTAA
- a CDS encoding ATP-binding protein: protein MYKRAYFQSVKERIEEPRMFIQVIAGPRQVGKSTLVSQVLQEISISYTSVSADDVPTADAGWISDIWESARIAQKLKKEKEHLLVIDEIQKLDNWSETVKKEWDKDSRENNNIKVVLLGSSRLLLKKGLTESLAGRFEIIRMGHWAYEEMQEAFGWDINQYVYFGGYPGTARLIKDEERWRIYVKDALIETTISKDVLMLTQINKPALLRQVFELGCMYSGQILSLTKMLGQLQDAGNTTTISNYLNLLDECGLLASLSKYAGDEARTRASVPKFQVYNSALMNAYNPLRFKAARTDTKEWGRLFESAVGAHLVNGADKGNYKVFYWREGNEEVDYIIKKDGKLVAIEVKSGRRSTNSGLSRFRETFHPHLAFVVGTNGMGMEDFLKSDVTQLF, encoded by the coding sequence ATGTACAAAAGAGCTTACTTCCAATCAGTTAAAGAAAGAATTGAAGAACCCAGAATGTTCATTCAAGTGATTGCCGGACCGCGGCAGGTAGGTAAATCTACCCTCGTTTCACAAGTATTGCAAGAGATTTCAATCTCTTATACATCCGTATCAGCTGATGATGTACCTACAGCCGATGCCGGATGGATTAGCGACATCTGGGAAAGTGCGCGGATTGCCCAAAAGCTGAAAAAGGAGAAAGAGCACTTGTTAGTCATTGACGAGATTCAAAAGTTAGATAACTGGAGTGAAACCGTGAAAAAAGAATGGGATAAAGATAGCCGCGAAAACAATAACATAAAAGTAGTATTATTAGGTTCATCCCGGTTGTTGCTCAAAAAAGGATTGACCGAATCACTCGCAGGACGTTTCGAAATCATTCGCATGGGACACTGGGCTTATGAAGAAATGCAGGAGGCTTTTGGATGGGATATAAATCAATATGTCTATTTTGGCGGGTATCCCGGTACAGCACGTCTGATAAAAGATGAAGAGCGCTGGCGCATATATGTGAAAGATGCATTAATAGAGACTACTATCTCCAAAGATGTACTGATGCTTACCCAAATCAATAAGCCGGCATTACTGCGGCAAGTTTTCGAGTTAGGTTGTATGTATTCCGGACAAATATTGTCATTAACCAAAATGTTGGGACAACTACAAGACGCTGGAAATACCACCACAATCTCCAACTATCTGAATCTGCTTGATGAGTGTGGTTTATTGGCTTCCCTGTCTAAATACGCAGGAGATGAAGCACGCACAAGAGCCTCCGTTCCTAAGTTTCAGGTTTACAACAGTGCACTGATGAATGCTTATAACCCACTCCGCTTTAAGGCTGCCCGGACAGACACTAAAGAATGGGGAAGATTGTTTGAGTCTGCTGTCGGTGCCCATCTGGTGAATGGAGCTGACAAAGGAAATTATAAAGTGTTCTATTGGAGAGAAGGGAACGAAGAAGTGGATTATATTATCAAGAAAGATGGCAAGTTGGTGGCTATTGAAGTGAAAAGCGGAAGACGAAGTACCAATAGCGGCCTGTCTCGTTTCCGTGAAACATTTCATCCCCACCTCGCATTCGTAGTAGGTACAAATGGGATGGGGATGGAAGATTTTCTTAAATCAGATGTTACACAATTATTTTAA
- a CDS encoding SusF/SusE family outer membrane protein → MKKILLGMLLPVLTLVLVTSCEKDMDSNPTFHENTTGFVLNMPANAANNVLDLLTTDELTFTTSQPDYGGIPLSTNYDVEISFEDFTAEEPVYKVVTSSTSATIKVSGSRLNDAVITMFQDANEGVTYPSNEVKELYVRLHANVNGMELGNCYSNVIKIQVIATYQAPSITLPEDLYVCGSSIGAAWTTWRPMALINGMAGNFFTIVYLPNDAEFKWGTYPQQWLGHADFKTIDDQAGADISDNGGNVKVKNGGWYTLYIKGKINGEAIDYTLTLYPAQLFITGDPNGGFTPGTPSTPMVAPADNSGQWVSAEFVSGGELRAYAQVGEFDWWKTEFTLLDGKVFWRENANIASNWNTDMGSEYSVNAGAGQKLYLTVGSTEDGLDTGEVK, encoded by the coding sequence ATGAAAAAGATACTGTTGGGAATGTTGCTACCCGTTCTTACTTTGGTGTTGGTCACCTCATGTGAGAAGGATATGGATAGCAATCCTACATTCCACGAAAATACTACAGGATTTGTATTGAATATGCCTGCCAACGCAGCCAATAATGTATTGGATTTGCTGACTACTGATGAACTCACTTTTACCACCAGCCAACCTGATTACGGTGGCATACCTTTGAGTACTAACTACGACGTGGAGATTTCTTTTGAAGATTTTACAGCAGAAGAACCTGTGTATAAAGTTGTGACAAGCTCTACTTCTGCTACCATTAAAGTATCTGGTAGTAGATTGAATGATGCTGTAATTACTATGTTTCAGGATGCTAATGAAGGCGTGACATATCCTTCTAATGAAGTGAAAGAACTCTATGTACGTCTACATGCTAACGTTAATGGTATGGAATTGGGGAATTGCTACTCTAATGTTATTAAGATTCAGGTGATAGCTACTTATCAGGCTCCGAGTATAACGTTGCCCGAAGATCTCTATGTATGCGGTTCGAGCATTGGTGCTGCTTGGACAACTTGGAGACCAATGGCGCTTATTAATGGTATGGCTGGTAACTTCTTTACGATAGTTTATCTTCCTAACGATGCCGAATTCAAGTGGGGAACTTATCCTCAACAATGGTTGGGTCATGCTGATTTTAAAACTATTGATGATCAAGCAGGTGCAGATATTTCTGATAATGGTGGCAATGTGAAAGTAAAAAATGGTGGCTGGTATACGCTCTATATTAAGGGTAAGATTAATGGTGAAGCTATTGACTACACGCTGACTCTTTATCCGGCACAACTCTTTATTACTGGTGATCCTAATGGAGGATTTACTCCTGGTACTCCTTCTACTCCGATGGTTGCTCCCGCAGATAACAGTGGTCAGTGGGTGTCTGCTGAATTTGTATCAGGAGGTGAGTTACGTGCTTATGCTCAAGTAGGTGAATTTGACTGGTGGAAAACAGAGTTTACGCTTTTGGATGGCAAGGTTTTCTGGCGTGAGAATGCCAATATAGCCAGCAATTGGAACACTGATATGGGATCCGAATACAGTGTAAATGCCGGAGCGGGACAAAAGCTCTATCTTACTGTAGGTTCTACTGAAGATGGCTTAGATACGGGTGAGGTGAAATAA
- a CDS encoding SusC/RagA family TonB-linked outer membrane protein, translating to MKQVNLRIYRMILPLLVGLFLSVGVYAQNITVKGHVKDATGLEVIGANVVEKGNTSNGTITDLDGNFTLTVPKGATLTISFIGYQTQEVAAASMVMVTLKDDAELLSEVVVVGYGRTKKDDLTGSVTAIKPDELSKGITNNAQDMLVGKVAGVDVITAGGTPGAGAQIRVRGGSSLNASNDPLIVIDGLTIDNNTPKGMSNPLAMVNPNDIETFTVLKDASATAIYGSRASNGVIIITTKKGKSGSAPKVSYNGDMTISMIQKKYDVLNGDEFRALVNDIWGDKAGEVGMGNANTDWQDQIFRTAISHSHNVSVSGGLKNMPYRLSLGYNSSDGIVETSWMRRANIGLNLSPSFFDNHLNLKINAKYMYEKDRYADAGGAIGSALSMDPTQPVYFDADDARAPFFDGYFQHTQSPKDFNAEWKYTNNPNAPQNPLALLKLKDVQAAANDFTGNFDVDYKVHGFEDLRLHASYGGQYTESKQDDIISKYSYSNNYFGWNGITQTYKYSVTANAYAQYVKEVGAHNFDIMVGAEESHFHRSGYDYGQGTDPYDGTPHDAKLREEQAWATHNSLVSYFGRLNYTLLNRYMLTATFRADGSSRFSSDNRWGYFPSVALAWKINEEAFMKKLTWWNEFKLRLGWGMTGQQDINSDFGYETHYTSSDSFAQYPFGDTYYGTMRPSAYNPDLKWETTTAYNAGLDLGFLNNRISANIDGYYRETKDLLNSITIPVGMQFGSQLTKNIGSLKNYGVEFSINAKPIVTKDFTWDVSYNIAWNHNEITDLVDGDAGYYAWAGDKISRGNNTLIQANTVGKATNSFFVYQQVYDENGKPIEGMYVDRDGNGRIDNGDRYFYKKPSADVIMGLTTKFLYKNWDLSMSFRASIGNYVYYDFLSNRAMVSQSGLYSNSALHNSTAEAVALGFTGVGVGNDNYLSDYFVRNASYLKCSNITLGYSFPALFKVAGHETCSGRAFLTAQNPFIISKYKGIDPEVASGIDSNPYPRPFSIQIGLSLNF from the coding sequence ATGAAGCAAGTTAATCTTAGAATCTATCGAATGATTCTTCCCCTATTAGTAGGGTTATTCTTGTCTGTAGGCGTTTATGCACAGAACATCACCGTGAAAGGGCATGTAAAAGATGCCACGGGGTTGGAAGTGATAGGCGCAAATGTCGTAGAGAAAGGTAATACCTCTAATGGTACAATTACTGACCTTGATGGAAACTTTACGTTGACTGTTCCCAAAGGCGCTACATTAACAATATCTTTTATTGGTTATCAGACACAAGAGGTGGCAGCCGCTTCTATGGTAATGGTGACGCTAAAAGATGATGCGGAGCTCTTGAGTGAAGTTGTGGTTGTGGGATATGGTCGTACGAAGAAAGATGACCTTACAGGTTCGGTAACGGCAATCAAACCGGATGAACTCAGTAAAGGTATCACTAACAATGCACAAGACATGTTGGTCGGAAAAGTAGCTGGTGTTGATGTTATCACTGCGGGGGGGACTCCGGGTGCAGGTGCTCAGATTCGCGTGCGTGGTGGATCTTCCCTCAATGCCTCAAATGACCCGTTGATTGTAATTGATGGTTTGACTATCGATAACAATACTCCAAAAGGAATGAGTAATCCTTTGGCTATGGTAAACCCAAATGATATTGAAACCTTTACAGTTTTGAAGGATGCTTCTGCTACTGCTATTTACGGTAGCCGCGCTTCAAATGGTGTTATCATTATCACTACTAAGAAAGGTAAGAGTGGTTCTGCTCCCAAAGTCTCTTATAATGGTGACATGACGATTTCAATGATTCAGAAAAAGTATGATGTACTTAATGGTGATGAATTCCGTGCACTTGTCAATGACATTTGGGGAGATAAAGCCGGTGAGGTAGGTATGGGTAATGCTAATACGGATTGGCAGGACCAAATATTCCGCACTGCCATCTCGCATAGCCACAATGTCTCAGTATCCGGTGGTTTGAAGAATATGCCTTATCGTTTGAGTTTGGGATATAATTCTTCTGATGGTATCGTTGAAACTTCATGGATGCGTCGTGCCAACATTGGCTTGAATCTTTCTCCTTCTTTCTTCGACAATCACCTCAATTTGAAGATCAATGCCAAGTATATGTACGAGAAAGACCGTTATGCTGATGCAGGAGGTGCGATAGGATCTGCCCTTTCGATGGATCCCACGCAGCCTGTATATTTCGATGCAGATGATGCCCGTGCTCCTTTCTTTGATGGCTATTTCCAACATACACAGTCGCCTAAAGATTTCAATGCTGAGTGGAAATATACTAATAATCCCAATGCTCCTCAGAATCCTCTGGCTCTGTTGAAACTTAAAGATGTGCAGGCTGCTGCCAATGACTTTACAGGTAACTTTGATGTGGACTATAAGGTGCATGGTTTTGAAGATTTACGTCTGCATGCCAGCTATGGTGGACAGTATACGGAAAGTAAACAGGACGATATAATCTCCAAGTATTCTTATTCTAACAACTACTTTGGCTGGAATGGAATAACGCAGACTTATAAATATAGTGTTACTGCTAATGCTTATGCTCAGTATGTGAAGGAAGTAGGCGCTCATAATTTCGATATAATGGTTGGTGCTGAAGAAAGTCATTTCCACCGCAGTGGTTACGACTATGGTCAAGGTACCGATCCTTACGATGGTACTCCTCATGATGCCAAATTAAGAGAAGAACAAGCATGGGCTACGCATAATTCTTTAGTTTCTTACTTTGGACGTCTGAACTATACGCTACTTAATAGATATATGCTTACAGCTACGTTCCGTGCCGATGGTTCTTCGCGTTTCTCAAGTGATAACAGATGGGGATATTTCCCTTCCGTGGCATTGGCATGGAAAATCAATGAAGAAGCATTTATGAAGAAGCTTACTTGGTGGAATGAGTTTAAACTCCGTTTAGGTTGGGGTATGACAGGTCAGCAGGATATTAATTCTGACTTCGGTTATGAAACTCACTATACTTCAAGTGACTCTTTCGCTCAGTATCCTTTTGGTGATACTTACTATGGCACTATGCGTCCGTCGGCTTACAATCCCGATTTGAAGTGGGAGACTACAACTGCTTATAACGCCGGTTTAGATTTGGGTTTTCTGAATAACCGTATCTCAGCCAATATTGATGGTTACTATCGTGAAACCAAAGATTTGCTGAACTCTATTACTATTCCTGTAGGAATGCAGTTTGGTTCTCAATTGACAAAGAATATCGGTTCGCTGAAGAATTATGGTGTGGAATTCTCTATTAATGCTAAACCTATTGTTACTAAAGATTTTACTTGGGACGTGAGCTATAATATTGCCTGGAATCATAATGAGATTACTGACTTAGTGGATGGCGATGCCGGTTACTATGCATGGGCAGGAGATAAAATCAGTCGTGGTAACAATACTCTGATTCAGGCTAATACTGTAGGTAAAGCTACTAACTCGTTCTTTGTTTATCAACAAGTATATGATGAGAATGGCAAACCTATTGAAGGTATGTACGTAGACCGTGATGGAAACGGACGTATTGACAATGGTGACCGCTATTTTTACAAGAAGCCCTCTGCTGATGTTATTATGGGGCTTACGACTAAATTCCTTTATAAGAATTGGGATTTGAGTATGTCTTTCCGTGCTTCTATCGGTAACTATGTTTACTACGACTTCTTGTCGAATCGTGCAATGGTCAGCCAATCCGGTCTGTATTCCAATAGTGCCCTGCATAACTCTACTGCAGAGGCTGTAGCATTAGGCTTTACCGGTGTAGGAGTAGGTAACGATAACTATTTGAGCGACTATTTCGTACGTAATGCTTCTTATCTGAAGTGTTCGAACATCACTTTAGGTTACTCTTTCCCTGCATTGTTTAAGGTGGCTGGTCATGAAACATGTTCTGGCCGTGCATTCCTTACCGCTCAAAACCCTTTCATTATTTCTAAGTACAAAGGTATCGACCCTGAAGTGGCAAGCGGTATTGACTCTAATCCTTATCCGCGTCCTTTCAGTATTCAAATAGGCTTGAGCCTGAATTTCTAA
- a CDS encoding ATP-binding protein: MSNKIYPIGIQNFEKIRKDGYFYIDKTALIYQMVKTGSYYFLSRPRRFGKSLLISTLEAYFQGKKELFSGLAMERLEKDWIKHPILHLDLNIEKYDVPESLDNILEKSLTAWEKLYGTEPSERSFSLRFAGIIERAYAQTGQRVVILVDEYDKPMLQAIGDEELQKQFRNTLKPFYGALKTMDGCIKFALLTGVTKFGKISVFSDLNNLDDISMWNEYIEICGISEREIHDNLEAELHEFAAARGVTYDKLCTELKENYDGYHFTHNSIGMYNPFSLLNAFKRKEFGSYWFETGTPTYLVKLLKKHHYDLERMAHEETDAQVLNSIDSESTNPIPVIYQSGYLTIKGYDERFGMYRLGFPNREVEEGFIRFLLPFYTNVNKVETPFAIQKFVREVESGDYNSFFRRLQSFFADTTYEVIREQELHYENVLFIIFKLIGFYTQVEYNTNDGRIDLVLQTDKFIYIMEFKLEGTAEEALQQINDKHYALPFEMDERKLFKIGVNFSEKTRNIEKWVVE, encoded by the coding sequence ATGAGCAATAAGATTTATCCCATAGGCATACAGAACTTCGAGAAGATTCGTAAGGACGGTTATTTCTATATTGATAAGACAGCCTTGATTTATCAAATGGTAAAGACCGGTAGTTATTACTTCCTGAGCCGCCCACGCCGTTTCGGCAAGAGCTTGCTCATCTCAACACTGGAAGCCTACTTTCAAGGGAAGAAGGAGTTGTTCAGCGGACTGGCCATGGAAAGGCTGGAGAAAGACTGGATAAAGCATCCGATACTGCATCTCGACCTCAATATCGAGAAGTATGATGTACCGGAGAGTTTGGACAATATACTTGAGAAATCACTGACTGCATGGGAAAAACTCTATGGTACCGAACCATCCGAACGTTCTTTCTCCCTACGCTTTGCAGGTATCATAGAACGTGCCTATGCACAAACAGGGCAGCGCGTTGTTATCCTGGTAGACGAATACGATAAGCCCATGTTGCAAGCCATTGGTGATGAAGAACTGCAAAAACAATTCAGGAACACCTTGAAGCCATTTTATGGAGCACTAAAAACAATGGATGGTTGCATCAAGTTTGCCTTATTGACAGGAGTGACAAAATTTGGAAAAATCAGTGTATTCAGCGACCTGAACAACTTGGACGACATATCAATGTGGAATGAATACATTGAAATCTGCGGCATCAGCGAACGGGAGATTCACGATAACCTGGAAGCTGAACTTCATGAATTTGCCGCTGCCCGGGGAGTGACATACGATAAGCTTTGCACCGAACTCAAGGAGAATTATGACGGTTATCATTTTACGCATAATTCCATTGGTATGTACAATCCCTTCAGCCTGCTCAACGCCTTCAAACGCAAAGAATTCGGAAGCTATTGGTTTGAGACGGGAACGCCTACCTACTTAGTGAAGTTACTCAAGAAACATCATTACGACCTCGAACGAATGGCACACGAAGAGACCGATGCCCAGGTGTTGAACAGCATAGACTCTGAATCGACCAATCCTATTCCGGTGATTTATCAAAGCGGATATCTTACCATCAAAGGATATGACGAGCGCTTTGGTATGTATCGCTTAGGATTCCCCAATCGCGAAGTAGAGGAAGGCTTTATCCGTTTCCTCTTGCCTTTCTATACAAACGTCAACAAAGTAGAAACTCCATTTGCTATTCAGAAATTTGTTCGTGAAGTAGAATCGGGAGATTATAACTCCTTCTTCCGCCGCCTACAAAGTTTCTTTGCAGATACCACTTACGAAGTAATCCGCGAGCAAGAATTACATTATGAAAATGTACTCTTCATTATTTTCAAATTGATAGGTTTCTATACCCAAGTAGAATATAATACAAACGACGGACGCATCGACCTCGTATTGCAGACTGATAAATTCATCTATATCATGGAATTCAAATTAGAAGGCACTGCCGAAGAGGCTTTGCAGCAAATCAATGACAAGCATTATGCGCTTCCTTTTGAAATGGATGAACGGAAACTATTCAAAATAGGAGTAAACTTCAGTGAGAAAACCCGGAATATTGAAAAATGGGTGGTAGAATAA